DNA sequence from the Sulfurimonas sp. HSL3-1 genome:
GACAATGACCGTACCGACCAGGGTCCACAGACCGACGATCAGGACAGATTCGAACTGCACAAAGAGCTGACCCATACGGTCGCCGCTTGCTTTGAGCGGACCGTCCCAGAGGAGGTCCTGATCGTTCAGAGCGAAGATACCCGTTGCGATCGCACCCCACAGACCCGCGAGGAAGTGGATACCGAACGCGTCGAGGCTGTCGTCGTAGCCCAGTTTCTTTTTCAGGATCGCCACACCGAAGAAGCCGATGAGTGCACCGACGATACCGACGATGAAGGCACCGCCGACACCGACGAAGCCGGCTGCCGGCGTGATCGCGACGAGACCGGCAACGATACCGGAAGCGACACCGAGCAGGGTCGGTTTCTTGAACATGAACCATTCAATCAGCATCCAGGTGACACCGGCAGCTGCCGTAGCAATGGTCGTTGTCAGAACCGCCAGGCCTGCAACAGCGTTCGCACCGAATGCGGAACCGCCGTTGAAGCCGTACCAGCCGAACCAGAGGATCGCCGCACCGGCAGCGGTGAGGATAATGCTCGCCGGTTTCATGGCTGTCTTAGGATAGCCTGCGCGCTTGCCGAGCATGATTGCCAGGACCAGACCGGCCAGACCGCCGTTCATGTGGACAACCGTACCGCCGGCGAAGTCAAGGGCACCCTCATCGAAGAGGTAGGCACCGTCGCCGCCCCATACCATGTGCGTGATCGGTGCGTAAACCACCAGGCCCCACAGGACAACGAAGAGCATCCATGTTGAGAACTTCATACGCTCGATCGCGGAACCGGATGCGATCGCAACGGTGATCGCTGCAAACGTACCCTGGAACGCGATGAAGACGAAGGTCGGGTAGCTGCCGGAAAGGTCAGACCAGTTGATACCGGAAAGGAAGACGTTCCCGAAGCCGCCGAACACGTTCTGCAGTGCCGCGCTCTCGTTCGCGCCGAAGGCGATGGAGTAGCCTGCAATGACCCAGACCACAAACGCTACCACGAACGCACCCATTACCATTGCATAGGTATTAAGTACATTCTTTGTACGCGTCATCCCGGCGTAAAAGAGTGCCAGACCTGCCGGCGTCATCAGCAGTACGAACGCTGTTGACACCATCATCCAGGCCGTATCACCTGTATCGAGCGTATCCTCTGCCAGCGCCAGCGTCGGCAGAAGCATCATCATGGACAAAAGCCACTTCTTCATTGGTTAATCCTTTTTTCGCAGCCTTGACTGCGGAAGTTTCATGAAAATGGTATACAATTTTGTCGGTAATCTGCTCTATAAGATTGTTTAATTTTTAGGCACCCTTCTCTTTCCGTCGTCCATCCCCAGCGCCCCCGTCGTGTTTAAGTATATATAGGTTAATATAAGCGCCAAAAATCTTAGAACATGGGGCCTGCGGGCTCCTGTGCGAGGTGGGACAAGCCATGAGCGAACCGTTGGATAACAGCGAAATCGAAAATATCAATATTGAAGAGAGTCTGCAGAGCAGCTACCTCGACTACTCCATGAGTGTCATCATCGGCCGTGCGCTCCCGGACGTACGCGACGGTCTCAAGCCGGTTCACCGCCGTATCCTCTACGCGATGGACAAACTCAATCTCTCCGCAGGGGCGAAATACAAGAAATCCGCCCGTATTGTCGGGGACGTTATCGGTCAGTACCATCCCCACGGTGATACGGCGGTTTACGATGCCCTGGTCCGGATGGCCCAACCCTTCTCCATGCGTATGACCCTGGTCGACGGCCAGGGGAACTTCGGTTCCATCGA
Encoded proteins:
- a CDS encoding ammonium transporter; this encodes MKKWLLSMMMLLPTLALAEDTLDTGDTAWMMVSTAFVLLMTPAGLALFYAGMTRTKNVLNTYAMVMGAFVVAFVVWVIAGYSIAFGANESAALQNVFGGFGNVFLSGINWSDLSGSYPTFVFIAFQGTFAAITVAIASGSAIERMKFSTWMLFVVLWGLVVYAPITHMVWGGDGAYLFDEGALDFAGGTVVHMNGGLAGLVLAIMLGKRAGYPKTAMKPASIILTAAGAAILWFGWYGFNGGSAFGANAVAGLAVLTTTIATAAAGVTWMLIEWFMFKKPTLLGVASGIVAGLVAITPAAGFVGVGGAFIVGIVGALIGFFGVAILKKKLGYDDSLDAFGIHFLAGLWGAIATGIFALNDQDLLWDGPLKASGDRMGQLFVQFESVLIVGLWTLVGTVIVYLISSAITGGARVDEETETMGLDESIHGERGFNL